One Ostrea edulis chromosome 2, xbOstEdul1.1, whole genome shotgun sequence genomic region harbors:
- the LOC125682269 gene encoding failed axon connections homolog translates to MLFIEAIKKIISSHSKEISGFVIICITVVFVRRRKPRKQYPKNVVIHHQVGRGPFAPSIMPFAVKLETYLRMNNVPYLNVHDSYQRRSSKGKLTWIEYNGMKVADSEFSIKFINKAFDVDPDKHLTEEEKAMAYAMQIMVEEHTYWAVTFFRWVYERAEKINTYLGIPGLLRYFLVQGLTKKTKAQGLGLHSPSEVYSIMVDDLRSLATFLGNKRFLMGEEPCKADCAIFGLLSQMYWLSFGGENERAIKEFPCLCDYCERMKSTFWPDWDDCITHGGTKTASN, encoded by the exons atgttatttatcgaagccattaaaaaaattatttcatccCACTCCAAAGAAATCAGTGGGTTTGTCATCATTTGTATCACTGTAGTGTTTGTGAGAAGGAGAAAACCGAG AAAACAATATCCCAAGAATGTTGTCATCCATCACCAAGTCGGCCGTGGTCCGTTTGCTCCGAGTATCATGCCTTTTGCTGTCAAATTGGAGACGTACCTTCGAATGAACAATGTGCCGTATTTG AATGTCCACGATAGCTATCAACGAAGAAGTTCAAAGGGAAAACTGACTTGGATCGAATACAATGGAATGAAAGTTGCCGATTCAGAATTCTCtataaaatttattaacaaGGCCTTTGATGTTGATCCTGACAAACATTTaaccgaagaagaaaaggctaTGGCCTATGCTATGCAAATTATGGTTGAAGAACATACCTATTG GGCAGTGACTTTTTTTCGTTGGGTTTACGAGCGGGCAGAGAAAATCAACACATATCTCGGGATTCCCGGTCTACTGCGGTATTTCCTAGTACAAGGACTGACAAAGAAGACGAAGGCCCAGGGCCTAGGCCTTCATTCACCATCCGAAGTTTACAGTATAATGGTGGACGACCTTAGAAGTCTGGCCACATTTCTAG GTAATAAAAGATTTCTGATGGGTGAGGAACCTTGTAAGGCAGACTGTGCCATATTTGGTCTACTTTCTCAAATGTACTGGCTATCTTTTGGTGGAGAGAACGAAAGAGCAATTAAAG AGTTCCCTTGTCTGTGTGATTACTGCGAGAGAATGAAATCCACGTTTTGGCCTGACTGGGACGACTGCATCACACACGGAGGCACAAAAACAGCATCGAATTAA
- the LOC125678748 gene encoding uncharacterized protein LOC125678748, whose amino-acid sequence MKTEWILGISILIFTPCQGQLPFEVASEDLGNAEADFIDFFLSNPDMLFNALDINTETTTLAPLETITLNSGTEHTGTQQSNNGTEHTDHTNHGTEHIDHTDHGTEHTDHGTEHTDHGSETAGNKDSEHGLVVEDGMVRDPVSGSITHLFDIHDGALLEVIQSEITGGHVIDPHTGELILLSEISLSEDTHASQTTTVSLTTADSTTESPHSNHPGESTISEVNKNQITSQNKIVNGVIRDLSTGKITHIVDPHTGEHLKVIESPIFGAHIFDSKTGDLIIAEDHALEHGTIDVQPQTLQQQTDAPPPQTTPINIPETTTKASTTTTPEATTTTEATTTTDATTTTRAATTTEATTTTKAITTEATTTTQATTTTEATTTPDVHILEALEKATVAATKKTFTTTVQTPVQTTTKNPKVFTQQVPADHDSIHTHDNDHQNNRGIVIHNIVSSTPQTPSNRLSTNKPPKRRRKFGTMKGIHSILNKYKSEYVKTKKNRKEKYGDDNNNPNINKVLKWIERRKNQFKKVLHKKKHIEEEKKINPNKRFKILDLETYFPSLKRNKFGGLEARKKWRNAVGSPKSRNRKSENKNTQSTLSTENKANLNRWHSRAIFQNPHSKRVAGAKQGNQQNTARKREFNKQMSTKLNQKKMSTKKNRKTTNTSTNTELSNKPTTNTKTPPTKKSRQRGKRRKFKNLFANRRRDFLRRKQKKQTPVNKHSDKHTDLENYVKSLKEKVTENNPASHPENQTAESYASDFARKINNKRIARDPKNVKLRKAKWEKSYLAGQTGT is encoded by the exons ATGAAGACAGAGTGGATTCttggtatttccattttaatttTCACACCATGTCAGG GCCAGTTACCATTTGAGGTGGCATCAGAAGACCTTGGAAATGCTGAAGCggattttattgatttctttctGAGTAATCCAGACATGTTATTTAATGCACTGGATATTAATACTGAGACAACAACCTTAGCACCACTTGAAACCATAACCCTCAACTCTGGAACGGAACATACAGGGACACAGCAGTCTAATAATGGAACGGAACATACAGATCATACAAATCATGGAACGGAACATATAGATCATACAGATCATGGAACAGAACATACAGATCATGGAACAGAACACACAGATCATGGAAGTGAAACAGCTGGAAACAAAGATTCTGAACATGGATTAGTTGTGGAGGATGGCATGGTGCGTGACCCTGTATCTGGTTCCATTACTCATTTATTTGACATACATGATGGGGCACTCTTAGAGGTTATACAAAGTGAAATAACTGGTGGACATGTAATTGACCCCCATACTGGAGAATTGATTCTTCTTTCTGAAATTTCTTTGTCAGAGGATACACATGCTTCCCAGACTACAACTGTATCCTTGACAACTGCTGATTCTACCACAGAAAGCCCCCATTCTAATCATCCAGGGGAAAGTACAATTTCTGAGGTTAACAAAAATCAGATTACTTCACAGAACAAAATTGTGAATGGAGTTATCAGAGATCTGAGTACGGGTAAGATCACACATATTGTGGATCCCCACACTGGTGAACATCTGAAAGTTATAGAAAGTCCAATATTTGGAGCTCATATTTTTGACTCCAAAACTGGTGATCTGATTATTGCAGAAGATCATGCTCTGGAGCATGGTACAATTGATGTCCAACCTCAAACCTTACAGCAACAAACCGACGCTCCTCCACCACAAACAACACCAATAAACATCCCAGAAACTACAACAAAAGCTTCTACCACAACAACCCCAGAAGCAACCACCACAACAGAAGCAACCACCACAACAGATGCAACAACCACAACACGGGcagcaaccacaacagaagcaaCCACCACAACAAAGGCAATCACAACAGAAGCAACAACCACAACACAGGCAACCACCACAACAGAAGCAACCACCACACCAGATGTACATATATTAGAGGCTTTGGAGAAGGCAACTGTAGCTGCAACTAAAAAAACATTCACAACAACAGTTCAAACACCAGTACAGACTACCACAAAGAATCCAAAAGTATTCACGCAACAAGTACCGGCTGATCATGATAGCATTCATACACATGATAATGACCATCAAAATAACCGAGGAATAGTGATACATAACATAGTGTCTTCCACTCCACAAACACCATCAAATAGGTTGTCAACAAACAAACCACCAAAAAGGAGAAGGAAATTTGGTACAATGAAGGGAATACACTCcatattaaataaatacaagTCAGAATACGTAAAAACCAAAAAGAATCGAAAAGAAAAGTATGGTGATGACAACAATAATCCCAACATAAACAAAGTATTGAAATGGATCGAACGAagaaaaaatcaattcaaaaagGTTTTGCATAAAAAAAAGCATATTGaggaagaaaagaaaattaatccaaataaaagatttaaaattttagaCCTGGAAACCTATTTTCCAAGTCTTAAACGAAACAAATTCGGAGGACTAGAGGCACGGAAGAAGTGGAGAAATGCAGTGGGAAGCCCTAAGTCAAGAAACAGAAAGAGTGAAAACAAGAATACCCAAAGTACACTGTCAACAGAAAACAAGGCCAATTTAAACAGGTGGCATAGCAgagcaatatttcaaaatccaCACAGCAAAAGAGTAGCAGGTGCAAAACAAGGAAACCAGCAGAACACAGCCAGGAAGAGGGAGTTTAATAAACAGATGTCCACCAAACTAAATCAAAAAAAGATGTCAACAAAAAAGAACAGAAAAACAACTAACACATCTACAAACACTGAGTTATCCAATAAGCCAACAACCAATACCAAAACACCCCCCACCAAAAAATCTCGTCAAAGAGGGAAACGTAGaaaattcaaaaatctttttgcAAATAGACGAAGAGATTTTTTACGAcgaaaacaaaagaaacaaacaCCAGTGAACAAACACTCTGATAAACACACTGATCTGGAAAACTATGTAaaaagtttgaaagaaaaagtgacTGAAAACAATCCTGCATCACATCCAGAAAATCAAACTGCAGAGTCATACGCTTCTGATTTTGCCaggaaaataaataacaaaagaaTTGCAAGAGACcctaaaaatgttaaattgagAAAAGCAAAATGGGAAAAGTCATACTTAGCAGGCCAAACTGGGACATAA